A single genomic interval of Rhodopseudomonas palustris harbors:
- a CDS encoding Mrp/NBP35 family ATP-binding protein, whose translation MSVTQQQILDSLAKVATPRGVPLTKAGVLSEIAITDGKVYFSINVDAAEARAWESVRSDAEAAVRGTPGVKSALVALTAERQPGSAPTQRPGVAPVSAHRPAGAPGAGLPKQAGIPGVGAIIAVASGKGGVGKSTTALNLALGLRDLGLKVGLLDADIYGPSVPRLTGINEKPQLDDSRRMIPIARFGLSIMSIGFLVDEEAPMIWRGPMVMSAITQMLRDVDWGKLDVLVVDMPPGTGDAQLTLAQTVPLKGAVIVSTPQDLALIDARRGLAMFTKVNVPVIGIIENMSYFLCPECGTRSDVFGHGGARHEAERLGVPFLGEIPLHMEIRATSDAGRPVVESEPNGPHATIYRAIAGKVRDRINSLATN comes from the coding sequence GTGAGCGTGACCCAGCAACAGATCCTCGACAGCCTGGCCAAGGTGGCGACACCGCGTGGCGTGCCGCTGACCAAAGCCGGCGTGCTGTCGGAGATCGCCATCACCGACGGCAAGGTGTACTTCTCGATCAACGTCGATGCGGCTGAGGCGCGGGCTTGGGAGAGCGTGCGCAGCGATGCTGAAGCAGCCGTGCGTGGCACCCCCGGAGTGAAGAGCGCGCTGGTCGCGTTGACTGCCGAGCGTCAGCCGGGCAGCGCGCCGACGCAGCGGCCCGGCGTGGCGCCGGTGTCGGCGCATCGTCCGGCTGGTGCGCCTGGAGCAGGCCTGCCGAAACAGGCGGGCATTCCCGGCGTCGGCGCGATCATTGCGGTGGCGTCGGGCAAAGGCGGCGTCGGCAAATCGACCACTGCGCTCAATCTCGCGCTCGGCCTCCGCGACCTCGGCCTCAAGGTCGGGCTGCTCGACGCCGACATCTACGGTCCGTCGGTGCCGCGGCTGACTGGCATCAACGAGAAGCCGCAGCTCGACGACAGCCGCCGGATGATTCCGATCGCGCGGTTCGGCCTGTCGATCATGTCGATCGGCTTCCTGGTCGACGAAGAGGCGCCGATGATCTGGCGCGGTCCGATGGTGATGTCGGCGATCACGCAGATGCTGCGCGATGTCGACTGGGGCAAGCTCGACGTGTTGGTGGTCGACATGCCGCCCGGCACCGGCGATGCGCAGCTAACGCTGGCGCAGACCGTGCCGCTGAAGGGGGCGGTGATCGTCTCGACGCCGCAAGATCTGGCGCTGATCGATGCCCGCAGGGGCCTGGCGATGTTCACCAAGGTCAATGTCCCGGTGATCGGCATCATCGAGAACATGAGTTACTTCCTCTGCCCGGAATGCGGTACCCGGTCCGACGTGTTTGGGCACGGCGGAGCGCGGCACGAGGCCGAGCGACTCGGCGTGCCGTTCCTCGGCGAAATCCCTCTGCACATGGAGATTCGAGCCACCTCGGATGCCGGTCGGCCGGTGGTCGAGAGCGAGCCGAACGGGCCGCATGCGACGATCTATCGCGCGATCGCCGGTAAGGTGCGCGACCGGATCAACAGCCTCGCAACGAATTGA
- a CDS encoding TRAP transporter substrate-binding protein: MKRRDFLKVSATGAAAAAAVASPAIAQSSPEVKWRLTSSFPKSLDTIYGGAEYLAKQVAEMTDNKFQIQVFAAGEVVPGLQALDATSNGTVEMCHTVSYYYVGKDPTFAVFASVPFGLNARQQNSWLYQGGGNELANEFYKKYGLVGFPCGNTGTQMGGWFRKEIKTVADMSGLKMRIGGIAGQVLQKVGVVPQQIAGGDIYPALEKGTIDAAEWVGPYDDEKLGFQKVAKYYYYPGFWEGGPTVHAFTNLEKFNQLPKNYQAILANAAVNTNTWMNARYDMLNPTALKRLVAGGTQLRPFSNEILDACLKATNELWGEISAKNPDFKKAIDAMQTYRSDQYLWWQVAEYTFDSFMIRSRTRG, encoded by the coding sequence ATGAAACGTCGTGACTTTCTGAAAGTGTCAGCTACCGGCGCTGCGGCAGCGGCCGCGGTGGCTTCCCCGGCGATCGCGCAATCGTCGCCCGAAGTGAAGTGGCGGCTGACCTCCAGCTTCCCGAAGTCGCTCGACACCATCTATGGCGGCGCCGAGTATCTGGCGAAGCAGGTCGCCGAGATGACCGACAACAAGTTCCAGATCCAGGTGTTCGCGGCGGGTGAAGTCGTCCCCGGCCTGCAGGCGCTGGATGCCACGTCCAACGGCACCGTCGAGATGTGCCATACCGTGTCGTACTACTACGTCGGCAAGGACCCGACTTTCGCGGTGTTCGCGTCGGTCCCGTTCGGCCTCAACGCCCGTCAGCAGAACTCCTGGCTGTATCAGGGCGGCGGCAACGAGCTCGCCAACGAGTTCTACAAGAAGTACGGCCTGGTCGGCTTCCCCTGCGGCAACACCGGCACCCAGATGGGCGGCTGGTTCCGTAAGGAGATCAAGACCGTTGCCGACATGAGCGGCCTGAAGATGCGCATCGGCGGCATTGCCGGTCAGGTGCTGCAGAAGGTCGGTGTGGTGCCGCAGCAGATCGCCGGCGGCGACATCTATCCGGCGCTGGAAAAGGGCACCATCGACGCTGCCGAGTGGGTCGGTCCGTACGACGACGAGAAGCTCGGCTTCCAGAAGGTCGCGAAGTACTACTACTATCCGGGCTTCTGGGAAGGCGGTCCGACCGTGCACGCCTTCACCAACCTCGAGAAGTTCAACCAGCTGCCGAAGAACTATCAGGCGATCCTCGCCAACGCGGCGGTGAACACCAACACCTGGATGAACGCGCGCTACGACATGCTCAACCCCACCGCGCTGAAGCGGCTGGTGGCCGGTGGCACGCAGCTGCGCCCGTTCTCCAACGAAATCCTGGACGCCTGCCTCAAGGCCACCAACGAGCTGTGGGGCGAAATCTCGGCGAAGAACCCGGACTTCAAGAAGGCGATCGACGCCATGCAGACGTATCGCTCCGACCAGTACCTGTGGTGGCAGGTCGCGGAGTACACCTTCGACAGCTTCATGATCCGCTCGCGCACCCGCGGCTGA
- a CDS encoding type II toxin-antitoxin system RelE/ParE family toxin: MSVYQTKEFAKFARKAKLDCADLLAAAMDVAEGRWDARLGGGVFKQRIGRKGGGKSGGFRTIIVCKMGAHSFFVHGFAKNQKANVSSKELEALKKLATVLLALDVGALETAIAAGEISEVTEQT; encoded by the coding sequence ATGAGCGTCTACCAGACCAAGGAGTTCGCCAAGTTCGCGAGAAAGGCGAAACTGGATTGTGCTGACCTGCTCGCAGCAGCCATGGACGTCGCCGAGGGGCGATGGGATGCGAGGCTCGGAGGCGGCGTGTTTAAGCAGCGGATCGGCCGGAAGGGCGGCGGCAAGTCCGGCGGTTTCCGCACCATCATTGTTTGCAAGATGGGCGCACACAGCTTCTTTGTTCACGGCTTTGCCAAGAACCAAAAAGCCAACGTCTCGTCCAAAGAACTGGAAGCGCTGAAGAAGCTGGCCACCGTCCTGCTCGCGCTTGATGTTGGAGCACTCGAGACCGCGATTGCAGCCGGAGAGATATCGGAAGTAACGGAACAGACATGA
- a CDS encoding NAD(P)-dependent oxidoreductase: MRRDRLAPSQLKGPDMAKVAFIGLGVMGFPMAGHLVTKGGHEVTVYNRTAAKAQAWAETFGGRAAPTPAEAAAGQDFVMACVGNDDDLRAVTTGADGAFGAMSRGAIFVDHTTASAEVARELDAAASKAGFHFIDAPVSGGQAGAENGVLTVMCGGRPEDFAKAEPVIGAYARMCKLLGPAGSGQLTKMVNQICIAGLVEGLSEGIHFAKKAGLDVNAVIDTISKGAAQSWQMENRHKTMNDGKYDFGFAVEWMRKDLSICLAEARRNGASLPVTALVDTFYAEVEKMGGRRWDTSSLLARLER; the protein is encoded by the coding sequence ATCAGGCGCGACCGGCTCGCGCCCTCGCAACTGAAGGGTCCAGACATGGCCAAAGTCGCTTTCATCGGTCTCGGCGTTATGGGGTTTCCGATGGCCGGACATCTCGTGACGAAAGGCGGCCATGAAGTGACGGTGTATAATCGCACGGCCGCGAAGGCGCAGGCCTGGGCCGAGACCTTCGGCGGCCGCGCGGCACCGACCCCGGCAGAGGCCGCAGCCGGCCAGGACTTCGTGATGGCCTGCGTCGGCAACGATGACGACCTGCGTGCCGTCACCACCGGCGCCGACGGCGCATTCGGTGCGATGAGCAGGGGCGCGATCTTCGTCGACCACACCACGGCTTCAGCCGAAGTCGCGCGCGAGCTCGACGCGGCTGCGAGCAAGGCCGGCTTCCACTTCATCGACGCGCCGGTGTCCGGCGGCCAAGCCGGTGCCGAAAACGGCGTGCTCACAGTGATGTGCGGTGGCCGGCCTGAGGATTTCGCCAAGGCCGAGCCGGTGATCGGCGCCTATGCGCGGATGTGCAAGCTGCTGGGCCCCGCAGGCAGCGGTCAGCTCACCAAGATGGTCAATCAGATCTGCATCGCCGGGCTGGTCGAAGGGTTGTCCGAAGGCATTCACTTCGCCAAGAAGGCCGGCCTCGACGTCAATGCGGTGATCGACACCATCTCCAAGGGCGCGGCGCAGTCGTGGCAGATGGAGAACCGCCACAAGACCATGAACGATGGCAAATACGATTTCGGCTTCGCGGTCGAATGGATGCGCAAGGATCTGTCGATCTGCCTCGCCGAAGCGCGCCGCAACGGCGCCAGCCTGCCGGTCACCGCGCTGGTCGATACCTTCTATGCCGAGGTCGAGAAGATGGGCGGCCGCCGCTGGGACACCTCCAGCCTGCTGGCGCGGCTGGAGCGCTGA
- a CDS encoding helix-turn-helix domain-containing protein: MTKPKRKQSGILATVHKTAAGLARANVIDKATMREFDELCLTPVEPMAPEEIKALREREQVSQPVFARYLNVRKDAVSKWERGEKRPDGPSLKLLNLVKAKGLRAIA; the protein is encoded by the coding sequence ATGACGAAGCCGAAGCGCAAACAGAGCGGCATCCTTGCGACGGTTCACAAGACCGCCGCAGGCCTCGCCCGCGCCAACGTCATCGATAAAGCGACGATGCGCGAGTTCGATGAGCTGTGCCTGACGCCGGTCGAGCCAATGGCGCCTGAGGAAATCAAGGCGCTCAGGGAGCGGGAGCAGGTGTCGCAACCGGTGTTCGCGCGCTATCTCAATGTGCGCAAGGACGCCGTGAGTAAGTGGGAACGCGGTGAAAAGCGCCCCGACGGGCCATCGCTGAAGCTGCTCAATCTGGTCAAAGCCAAGGGACTTCGCGCGATCGCGTAG
- a CDS encoding sensor histidine kinase — protein MSESAEKPEVFQLPAEPPVAAPARNRRAAAQRVREARDRLTSTSGTRPAFDHELVRQYAETRLSASYVVMLLVVVTGVLFGIWMDPLAAGAWTVAMLSIHAVVIRNCNRFLNEPASVPRTRTWRRRFVLLDLLYGLAWTAILIHPTELNVVSSTLLMFLMLLVVAVSSMLAASLPIAALAATMPVTAAIAVNFALSGSFDKYVLAALTVAAEGYFALLAHRLHSTTLATLQARAEKDVLIAELEQSKAISDEARHRAEAANVAKSRFLAQMSHELRTPLNAILGFSEVMKSEIFGAHAVPAYKDYSADIHNSGVHLLNLINEILDLSRIEAGRYELNEEAISLVHVVTDCHHLLKLRATSRGITIHEVFEQGMPRIWGDERAVRQVVLNLLSNAIKFTPQGGEIWLKAGWTASGGQYLSVKDTGSGIPEEEIPIVLASFGQGSNSIKSAEQGAGLGLPIAKSLIDMHGGTFTLKSKLRIGTEVIVTFPPERVMSALAPLADEAPPLQPDSVDTSENARARRQPIMNAGTGL, from the coding sequence ATGAGTGAGTCCGCCGAAAAGCCTGAAGTCTTCCAGCTTCCGGCTGAGCCTCCGGTGGCCGCGCCGGCGCGCAACCGGCGCGCGGCGGCACAGCGGGTGCGCGAGGCGCGCGACCGGCTGACCTCGACCAGCGGCACCCGCCCCGCTTTCGACCACGAACTCGTCCGGCAGTATGCCGAGACCCGGCTGTCGGCTTCCTACGTCGTGATGCTGCTGGTGGTGGTCACCGGCGTGCTGTTCGGGATCTGGATGGACCCGCTGGCGGCGGGCGCCTGGACGGTGGCGATGCTCAGCATCCACGCCGTGGTGATCCGCAACTGCAACCGCTTCCTCAACGAGCCGGCCTCGGTGCCGCGCACCCGCACCTGGCGGCGGCGCTTTGTGCTGCTCGACCTGCTGTACGGCTTGGCGTGGACCGCGATCCTGATCCACCCGACCGAACTCAACGTCGTCTCCAGCACGCTTCTGATGTTCCTGATGCTGCTGGTGGTGGCGGTGTCGTCGATGCTGGCAGCGAGCCTGCCGATCGCGGCGCTGGCCGCGACGATGCCGGTGACCGCAGCGATCGCGGTCAACTTTGCGCTGAGCGGCTCGTTCGACAAATACGTGCTGGCGGCGCTGACGGTCGCGGCGGAAGGCTACTTCGCCCTGCTCGCCCACCGGCTGCACTCGACCACGCTGGCGACGCTGCAGGCCCGCGCCGAAAAGGACGTGCTGATCGCCGAGCTCGAACAATCCAAGGCGATCTCCGACGAGGCCCGGCATCGCGCCGAGGCCGCCAACGTCGCCAAGTCGCGCTTTCTGGCACAGATGAGCCACGAGCTGCGCACGCCGCTCAACGCCATTCTGGGCTTTTCGGAAGTGATGAAGAGCGAGATCTTCGGCGCCCATGCGGTGCCGGCCTACAAGGACTACTCGGCCGACATCCACAACTCGGGCGTCCACCTGCTCAACCTGATCAACGAAATCCTCGATCTGTCGCGGATCGAGGCCGGCCGCTACGAGTTGAACGAGGAAGCGATCTCGCTGGTGCATGTGGTGACCGATTGTCATCACCTGCTGAAGCTGCGCGCGACGAGCCGTGGCATCACCATCCACGAAGTGTTCGAACAGGGCATGCCGCGGATCTGGGGCGACGAGCGCGCGGTGCGCCAAGTGGTGCTCAACCTCTTGTCGAACGCCATCAAGTTCACGCCTCAAGGCGGCGAGATCTGGCTGAAGGCCGGCTGGACGGCGTCCGGCGGACAGTATCTCAGCGTCAAGGACACCGGGTCCGGGATCCCCGAAGAAGAGATTCCGATCGTGCTGGCCTCGTTCGGCCAGGGGTCGAACTCGATCAAGTCGGCCGAACAGGGCGCCGGCCTCGGCCTGCCGATCGCCAAGAGCCTGATCGACATGCACGGCGGCACCTTCACCCTGAAATCCAAGCTGCGGATCGGCACCGAAGTGATCGTCACCTTCCCGCCCGAGCGGGTGATGTCGGCGCTGGCGCCGCTCGCCGACGAGGCGCCGCCGCTGCAGCCGGACTCGGTCGACACCTCCGAGAACGCCCGCGCGCGGCGGCAGCCGATCATGAACGCCGGCACCGGCTTGTGA
- a CDS encoding TIGR02281 family clan AA aspartic protease translates to MSRVLLVLLVLIGTAGAVVAYGDPKRIAEAGDAMSTMLKKRVAAATAAAEAAKARTVEIPRGTGGEFAVSAKVNGVAAPMVIDTGATSVVLTYETAKAAGLPLELLNFNVELETAGGHTRAARLSLNSLAIGKLVERSVPALVVPRGQMKTNLLGMSFLDRLESWEVRSDQLRLRGYP, encoded by the coding sequence ATGAGCCGCGTGTTGCTGGTGCTATTGGTGCTGATTGGCACCGCCGGCGCAGTGGTCGCCTATGGCGATCCGAAAAGGATCGCAGAGGCCGGCGACGCGATGTCGACGATGCTGAAGAAGCGCGTCGCCGCTGCTACTGCTGCGGCGGAGGCAGCCAAAGCCCGCACGGTCGAAATCCCGCGCGGCACCGGCGGCGAGTTCGCGGTGAGCGCCAAGGTCAACGGCGTCGCCGCGCCGATGGTGATCGACACCGGCGCGACCTCGGTGGTGCTGACCTATGAAACCGCCAAGGCTGCCGGCCTGCCGCTGGAGCTGCTGAACTTCAACGTCGAGCTGGAGACCGCCGGCGGCCACACCCGCGCGGCGCGGCTGTCGCTCAACAGCCTGGCGATCGGCAAACTGGTCGAGCGCTCTGTGCCGGCCCTGGTGGTGCCGCGTGGCCAGATGAAGACCAACCTTCTCGGCATGAGCTTCCTCGACCGCCTCGAAAGCTGGGAAGTCCGCTCCGACCAGCTCCGGCTGCGCGGCTATCCCTAG
- a CDS encoding TRAP transporter large permease produces the protein MTALLIHYMAPIMFASLVVFLLLGYPVAFSLAANGLLFAFLGIELGLFRPDFLQALPDRVYGVMNNETLLAIPFFTFMGLVLERSGMAEDLLETIGQLFGSIRGGIAYAVVFVGALLAATTGVVAASVISMGLISLPIMLRYGYDRRVATGIIAASGTLAQIIPPSLVLIVMADQLGRSVGDMYEGAFIPGIVLSLLYAFYIFLVTIFAPKAAPGLPLEAQTLREPETARHPLIMPLAALSAGGAAYLFVVHWGAFDWSKPAFDKVGLSQLVMQGFWFVILTAVLFRPFIGIIRTMTMSLYLVVVASTAAGIVAMGFTDVKSGADYIVLTMSVTVALSFVIAVLNRLLRLKLLSKLAEQVVFVMVPPLGLIFLVLGTIFIGVATPTEGGAMGAAGAMLLALMKGRLSFDLTRQATESTAKLTAFVVMILVGARVFSLTFYGVDGHRWVEELLVSLPGGQLGFLIFVNAFVFVLAFFLDFFELAFIVIPLLGPAAEKLGIDLIWFGVMLGVNMQTSFMHPPFGFALFYLRSVAPKLPYIDRVSGKQMAPVTTGQIYWGSVPFVIIQLIMVALVIAFPGMVMHYKGVAGDIDPSKVKIDIPQIEMPQIDLGPPKF, from the coding sequence ATGACCGCACTGTTGATCCACTACATGGCGCCGATCATGTTCGCGTCGTTGGTGGTATTTCTGCTGCTGGGCTATCCGGTGGCGTTTTCGCTCGCCGCCAACGGCCTTCTGTTCGCCTTCCTCGGCATCGAACTTGGCTTGTTCCGTCCCGACTTCCTGCAGGCGCTACCCGATCGCGTCTACGGGGTGATGAACAACGAAACGCTGCTGGCGATTCCATTCTTCACCTTCATGGGATTGGTGCTGGAGAGATCCGGCATGGCCGAGGATCTGCTCGAGACCATCGGGCAGTTGTTCGGCTCAATCCGCGGCGGCATCGCCTATGCGGTGGTGTTCGTCGGCGCCCTGCTCGCCGCCACCACCGGCGTGGTCGCCGCGTCGGTGATCTCGATGGGCCTGATCTCGCTGCCGATCATGCTGCGCTACGGCTACGATCGCCGAGTCGCGACCGGCATCATCGCCGCCTCCGGCACGCTGGCCCAGATCATCCCGCCGTCGCTGGTGCTGATCGTGATGGCCGACCAGCTCGGCCGTTCGGTCGGCGACATGTACGAAGGCGCCTTCATCCCAGGCATCGTGCTGTCGCTGCTGTATGCGTTCTACATCTTCCTGGTCACGATCTTCGCCCCGAAGGCGGCGCCCGGCCTGCCGCTCGAGGCGCAGACGCTGCGTGAGCCGGAGACCGCACGGCACCCGCTGATCATGCCGTTGGCGGCGCTGTCGGCCGGCGGTGCGGCCTACCTGTTCGTCGTGCATTGGGGCGCGTTCGACTGGAGCAAGCCGGCGTTCGACAAGGTCGGCCTGTCGCAGCTGGTGATGCAGGGCTTCTGGTTCGTGATCCTGACGGCGGTGCTGTTCCGCCCGTTCATCGGCATCATCCGCACCATGACGATGTCGCTGTATCTGGTGGTGGTCGCCTCGACCGCCGCCGGCATCGTGGCGATGGGCTTCACCGACGTGAAGTCGGGCGCCGACTACATCGTGCTGACGATGTCGGTCACCGTGGCCTTGTCGTTCGTGATCGCGGTGCTGAACCGGCTGCTGCGGCTGAAGCTGCTGTCCAAGCTCGCCGAACAGGTCGTGTTCGTGATGGTGCCGCCGCTCGGCCTGATCTTCCTGGTGCTCGGCACCATCTTCATCGGCGTCGCGACGCCGACCGAAGGCGGTGCGATGGGCGCCGCCGGCGCAATGCTGCTGGCGCTGATGAAGGGACGGCTGAGCTTCGACCTCACCCGCCAGGCCACCGAGTCGACCGCCAAGCTGACCGCCTTCGTGGTCATGATCCTGGTCGGCGCCCGCGTGTTCTCGCTTACCTTCTACGGCGTCGACGGCCACCGCTGGGTCGAAGAACTGCTGGTGTCGCTGCCCGGCGGCCAGCTCGGCTTCCTGATCTTCGTCAACGCCTTCGTGTTCGTGCTGGCGTTCTTCCTCGACTTCTTCGAACTCGCCTTCATCGTCATCCCGCTGCTCGGGCCGGCGGCGGAGAAGCTCGGCATCGACCTGATCTGGTTCGGCGTGATGCTCGGCGTCAACATGCAGACCTCGTTCATGCATCCGCCATTCGGCTTCGCCCTGTTCTACCTGCGCTCGGTGGCGCCGAAGCTGCCGTATATCGACCGCGTCAGCGGCAAGCAGATGGCGCCGGTCACTACGGGGCAGATCTACTGGGGCTCGGTGCCGTTCGTGATCATCCAGCTGATCATGGTCGCCCTGGTGATCGCCTTCCCCGGAATGGTGATGCACTACAAGGGCGTTGCGGGGGACATCGACCCGTCCAAGGTCAAGATCGACATCCCGCAGATCGAGATGCCGCAGATCGATCTCGGCCCGCCGAAGTTCTGA
- a CDS encoding TRAP transporter small permease subunit, with protein MRALLGLSRTIDAFNTVVGRWVSWLIVAAVAISAVNAVVRKLFDMSSNSFLELQWVLFSVVFMLCSPWTLLSNEHIRIDIINHSLPLKVRGWIDMIGHVFFLMPFAIILLWWSIPFFLVSYHQNEQSFSAGGLPQWPAKALIMIMCVLLIIQGISEIIKRLAMMVGAIPDSNASAQSAHSAAELEAERLLLNISGDKK; from the coding sequence TTGCGAGCATTGCTTGGACTGAGCAGGACGATCGACGCCTTCAACACGGTTGTGGGCCGTTGGGTGTCCTGGCTGATCGTGGCGGCGGTAGCGATTTCGGCAGTCAACGCCGTGGTCCGCAAGCTCTTCGATATGTCGTCGAACTCGTTCCTGGAATTGCAGTGGGTGCTGTTCAGCGTGGTGTTCATGCTGTGCTCGCCCTGGACGCTGCTCAGCAACGAACACATCCGCATCGACATCATCAATCACAGCCTCCCGCTCAAGGTGCGCGGCTGGATCGACATGATCGGCCACGTGTTCTTCCTGATGCCGTTCGCGATCATCCTGCTGTGGTGGTCGATCCCGTTCTTCCTGGTCTCGTATCACCAGAACGAGCAGTCATTCAGCGCCGGCGGCCTGCCGCAATGGCCCGCCAAGGCGCTGATCATGATCATGTGCGTGCTGCTGATCATTCAGGGCATCTCCGAGATCATCAAACGCCTCGCGATGATGGTCGGCGCGATCCCGGACAGCAACGCTTCCGCACAATCCGCACACAGTGCCGCCGAGCTCGAAGCGGAGCGACTGTTACTCAACATCAGCGGCGACAAAAAGTAA
- a CDS encoding DUF1289 domain-containing protein → MSIETPCIAVCMINPQTNLCYGCGRTMPEIARWPRMDSSERLAIMAGLPQRMADAGMDVPKPRRRRPAGTDAQA, encoded by the coding sequence ATGAGCATCGAAACGCCCTGCATCGCAGTCTGCATGATCAATCCGCAGACCAACCTCTGCTACGGCTGCGGCCGCACCATGCCGGAGATCGCGCGCTGGCCGCGGATGGACAGCTCCGAACGGCTCGCCATCATGGCCGGACTGCCGCAGCGCATGGCCGACGCCGGGATGGACGTGCCGAAGCCGCGTCGGCGCCGCCCTGCCGGGACCGACGCACAGGCGTAG
- the dusA gene encoding tRNA dihydrouridine(20/20a) synthase DusA, with protein sequence MQPNQPHRFSVAPMMEWTDSHCRVFHRLLTRRGLLYTEMVTTGAVIHGDRQRLLGFDASEHPVALQLGGSNPNDLATSAKIGEDFGYDEININVGCPSDRVKEGRFGACLMAEPELVAEGVAAMKRAVAVPVTVKCRIGIDDQDPEVALDALARAVVAAGADALIVHARKAWLNGLSPKENRHIPPLDYDRVYRLKQAMPQVPIIINGGIGSIAEAKRHLEHVDGVMLGRAAYQEPWRLLEVDPELYGETAPYPSMKEALEALIPYIERQLAQGLRLHAITRHVIGAYQGVPGARAFRRYLSEFGVKPDADASVLLKAMVAVTERATEAA encoded by the coding sequence ATGCAGCCCAATCAGCCACATCGCTTCTCCGTCGCGCCGATGATGGAATGGACCGACAGTCATTGTCGCGTCTTCCATCGGCTGCTGACCCGGCGCGGGCTGCTCTACACCGAGATGGTCACCACCGGAGCGGTGATCCACGGCGATCGGCAGCGGCTGCTCGGCTTCGATGCGAGCGAGCACCCGGTGGCGCTGCAGCTCGGCGGCTCCAATCCGAATGACCTCGCGACCTCCGCGAAGATCGGCGAGGATTTCGGTTACGACGAGATCAACATCAACGTCGGCTGCCCGTCGGATCGGGTGAAGGAGGGCCGGTTCGGCGCCTGCCTGATGGCGGAGCCCGAGCTGGTTGCCGAAGGCGTCGCCGCGATGAAGCGCGCGGTCGCTGTGCCGGTGACGGTGAAGTGCCGGATCGGGATCGACGATCAGGATCCAGAGGTCGCGCTCGATGCGCTGGCGCGGGCGGTGGTCGCCGCCGGTGCCGATGCGCTGATCGTGCACGCCCGCAAGGCTTGGCTGAACGGGCTGTCGCCGAAGGAGAACCGCCATATCCCGCCGCTCGATTACGATCGGGTGTATCGGCTGAAGCAGGCGATGCCGCAGGTGCCGATCATCATCAACGGCGGCATCGGCAGCATCGCGGAAGCCAAGCGGCATCTCGAGCACGTCGACGGCGTAATGCTCGGCCGCGCCGCCTATCAGGAGCCGTGGCGGCTGCTGGAGGTCGATCCGGAGCTGTACGGCGAAACGGCGCCCTATCCCTCGATGAAGGAGGCGCTCGAAGCGCTGATCCCGTACATCGAGCGCCAGCTTGCGCAGGGCCTGCGGCTGCACGCGATCACCCGCCACGTCATCGGCGCCTATCAGGGCGTCCCCGGCGCCCGCGCCTTCCGCCGCTATCTGTCCGAATTCGGCGTCAAACCCGATGCCGATGCCAGCGTGCTGTTGAAAGCGATGGTCGCGGTGACGGAGCGGGCGACGGAAGCTGCCTGA